From a region of the Oculatellaceae cyanobacterium genome:
- a CDS encoding DUF2281 domain-containing protein, whose product MTIDTEISQTIAKMPESLKKEILHYAEYLLEKHAKVELFQDPLEQLHGYGSWACFN is encoded by the coding sequence ATGACTATTGATACAGAGATTTCTCAAACTATTGCAAAAATGCCAGAGTCTCTAAAAAAAGAGATATTACATTATGCAGAATATTTACTTGAAAAACACGCAAAAGTTGAATTATTTCAAGATCCGCTTGAACAGCTTCATGGTTATGGTAGTTGGGCTTGTTTTAATTAG